The following proteins come from a genomic window of Leptospira andrefontaineae:
- a CDS encoding LIC_10572 family protein, whose translation MANRRKPPRKTSGNKKQESSHKHPGGGNRGHQQKKRPDHGRSNRHQQHTVATKISETMKELPMKAPHQSGGSSGTLVKVIGFLAVALIVFFGYFIVQEYLDKTPVYGKHGWDEEAGSPVVWEDAVRYCSSRRKRLPDKEELKTFSKRADKKIKTIGLFWSTSAAGDKGDYMTVNLSSGDFSPSPSTNKFAVICVK comes from the coding sequence TCGCAAAACCTCCGGGAATAAAAAACAAGAATCTTCCCACAAACATCCAGGCGGAGGAAACCGCGGCCATCAGCAGAAAAAAAGACCGGATCACGGTCGTTCGAATCGCCACCAACAGCATACCGTAGCTACTAAAATTTCAGAAACGATGAAAGAACTTCCGATGAAGGCTCCTCATCAATCCGGAGGAAGTTCAGGGACTCTCGTAAAAGTGATTGGATTTCTCGCAGTCGCATTGATCGTATTTTTCGGATATTTTATCGTTCAGGAATATTTGGATAAAACCCCTGTTTATGGAAAACATGGTTGGGATGAAGAAGCTGGATCTCCGGTTGTTTGGGAAGATGCAGTTCGTTATTGTTCTTCTAGAAGAAAGAGACTTCCGGATAAGGAAGAGCTTAAGACATTCTCCAAAAGAGCTGATAAGAAAATCAAAACGATCGGATTGTTTTGGTCTACAAGTGCCGCTGGAGACAAAGGGGATTATATGACCGTAAACTTAAGCAGCGGCGATTTTTCTCCAAGTCCCAGCACGAATAAATTCGCAGTCATTTGTGTGAAATGA